The Cydia amplana chromosome 1, ilCydAmpl1.1, whole genome shotgun sequence DNA segment CGAAGTAAAagaaaacacaacattttttttaaatttcaattcTTAATTACTTATAGTAACCTATTATTGCCAATTGTAAATTAACATGTTTCGATTGGCGATTTCTTTAACGATCTTCACTCTGCTAACCCCTGAGGATAAAACTTTAAATGCGATTTAGGTATCAAGAACAATTTTCAAAACCGTTCTTCACTAGCACGGACGACGACGGGCGAGATCCGTCCCCAGTCCTGTGCGCTCTCTTGGCGATAATGTCCAGGCTCGCCGGTTTCAAGTCGTACGCCCAACCAATCTTCGCGAACAACTCTATTAAAGCCgtcgaataattaaaatatttaaatccaaACTCCGAATTTCGATAGTCGGATGGGAAAGCGTGGTGATAGTTGTGATGTCCCTCCCCGAAGAGGACCAGGTATAGAAACGTGTTCTCGACGGGTGAGAATTTGGTGTCGTAGGGCTTGCGGTCGCCGGTGTGAGCGAGGCTGTTCACGCTGAAGATGACGTGCAGGCCGAGCAGCGCGGTGAGCAGGTGCATGTGGTGCGCGTGGCTCCACGACTCGCCCCAGCACTGCACTGGTATTACGACTGGTAGTATGAACCCTACTACAGTATTTAGAAGAAAATAGTATCTGAAACAATAAATGATCAACTATCAAAGGTACGGGTAACGATCAAAAACCTAATAAACAATAACATCCATTCAGATTCGGACCAAGGCGCCCGGGCGCCTTGCGTCGGACGGAAGCCGTGACTCCGGCCGTTCTAACAGTTAAGGTCCATCGGTGATTATTTAGCTGCGTGCAGTTGGATTGAGCTAGAGCAAGGCTAAAAGTATTGTTGAGGATAGGAAGATCTGAGTTGCCTTAGGACACCAAAACAGCAGCCAAAAGGTCTTACTTCTTTTGAAACCGCAACACCGGATTTTGTTCCAGATCCGCCATGTATATCGAGTTCCCCTTTCTAAGGACCTCGGGGTGCTTGTTAATCAGCAGCCAGCCGATGTGGGAGAAGAACAGGCCGCGGCGTGCGCTGTATGGGTCCGCGTCCGTGTCCACGTACTTGTGGTGCAACCT contains these protein-coding regions:
- the LOC134654831 gene encoding acyl-CoA Delta(11) desaturase-like, whose amino-acid sequence is MAPIKQKVPLLDEAELAEPRAPVAPTAEPRKYTVRYLVVLKFVYWHLGALYGLYLAFSAHWATIVFNVFVYMAGGFGVTAGAHRLWSHRSFKATLPLQVLLMLTQTLACQLSAHSWARDHRLHHKYVDTDADPYSARRGLFFSHIGWLLINKHPEVLRKGNSIYMADLEQNPVLRFQKKYYFLLNTVVGFILPVVIPVQCWGESWSHAHHMHLLTALLGLHVIFSVNSLAHTGDRKPYDTKFSPVENTFLYLVLFGEGHHNYHHAFPSDYRNSEFGFKYFNYSTALIELFAKIGWAYDLKPASLDIIAKRAHRTGDGSRPSSSVLVKNGFENCS